In Aneurinibacillus sp. REN35, a genomic segment contains:
- the proC gene encoding pyrroline-5-carboxylate reductase → MSILKDKTICFLGAGSMAEAMISGLVDKKLLPAEQVYAINRGNRARIEELVSRYGIATPTKEEAIATADIVVLAIKPKDVASAIANIRPLTTPRQLFISVLAGTSTDYITSLLGHQAAVIRTMPNTSAAVGMSATALAPGAHASDTDMEIALNIFKAIGIVETVQEEALHAVTGLSGSGPAYVYYLVEAMEQAGQEIGLEGDVARRLILQTIIGAAHMLRDRGEEPAVLRKQVTSPGGTTAAGIGVLEERGFQEAMLACIKQAVARSEEMGKQSVSTS, encoded by the coding sequence ATGTCCATCCTAAAAGATAAGACGATCTGTTTTCTTGGTGCCGGATCTATGGCAGAAGCGATGATCTCCGGCCTTGTTGACAAGAAACTGCTGCCTGCAGAACAAGTGTATGCGATCAATCGCGGCAATCGCGCCCGAATCGAAGAACTCGTCTCCCGCTACGGGATCGCTACACCTACTAAAGAAGAGGCCATCGCTACAGCAGACATTGTTGTGCTGGCCATTAAGCCTAAAGACGTGGCAAGCGCAATTGCAAATATCCGCCCACTAACCACACCGCGCCAGCTCTTCATCTCCGTTCTGGCCGGTACATCTACGGATTATATTACCAGCCTCCTTGGTCATCAGGCGGCTGTGATTCGCACCATGCCGAATACATCCGCTGCTGTAGGCATGTCGGCCACAGCACTCGCGCCGGGGGCTCATGCGTCCGATACGGATATGGAAATAGCCCTGAATATTTTTAAAGCCATCGGAATTGTAGAAACCGTGCAGGAAGAAGCCCTGCACGCTGTAACAGGGCTTTCCGGAAGCGGCCCTGCTTATGTATACTATTTGGTAGAAGCAATGGAGCAGGCAGGACAAGAAATCGGACTTGAGGGCGATGTAGCACGCCGCCTTATTTTGCAAACCATTATCGGAGCGGCGCACATGCTGCGCGACCGCGGGGAAGAACCAGCGGTACTGCGCAAGCAGGTGACCAGTCCAGGCGGTACGACAGCAGCAGGAATCGGCGTCCTTGAGGAACGCGGCTTCCAAGAAGCTATGCTTGCCTGTATTAAACAGGCTGTCGCACGTTCGGAAGAGATGGGAAAACAGTCGGTTTCTACCTCCTAG
- a CDS encoding spore coat protein, with protein MPNNKIANPTSPAEQQAQQTPQMTDRDRLNDILATEKYLTDGFNIATREASHESLHRDTMTCLTETQQCARDIFNLMFQKGWYTLEAEDQQKLDQTYQQFSGYTSQFPYSGHMQ; from the coding sequence ATGCCAAACAACAAAATTGCCAATCCGACCTCGCCTGCTGAGCAGCAGGCACAACAGACGCCGCAAATGACTGATCGTGACCGCCTAAACGACATTCTTGCTACAGAGAAATATCTGACAGATGGATTTAATATTGCGACACGCGAAGCAAGTCACGAATCACTGCACCGTGATACCATGACCTGTCTAACCGAAACGCAGCAATGCGCCCGCGATATCTTTAATCTGATGTTTCAAAAAGGCTGGTATACACTTGAAGCAGAAGATCAGCAGAAATTAGACCAGACCTACCAGCAATTCAGCGGTTACACGTCCCAGTTTCCCTATTCAGGACATATGCAATAA
- a CDS encoding DUF1811 family protein, with protein sequence MRYSDMSREELQAEMQRLRGESMRKYQAGYISEASILESKFFMARSYLLDSDDFMSGQEYGVVGYEEPFFVRYLNGIMAWGHFRSSMEEKAFPIGRLEDMGPSCGSGCGCGS encoded by the coding sequence ATGCGATACAGCGATATGTCACGAGAAGAGCTTCAAGCCGAGATGCAGCGGCTGCGCGGGGAGAGCATGCGCAAATACCAGGCAGGCTACATCTCAGAAGCCTCTATTCTAGAATCGAAATTCTTCATGGCCCGCTCCTACTTGCTTGATAGCGATGATTTCATGAGCGGACAAGAATATGGTGTGGTCGGCTACGAAGAGCCCTTCTTCGTCCGTTACTTGAATGGAATCATGGCATGGGGACATTTTCGTTCCTCAATGGAAGAAAAAGCGTTTCCGATCGGACGGCTTGAAGATATGGGACCATCATGCGGTTCCGGCTGCGGCTGCGGTAGTTAA
- a CDS encoding GNAT family N-acetyltransferase, with protein MALYINDSLALWEVELRDAPALYALIDKNRRHLRGFMGWVDANQSVADVELFINASIQRRLVQNGVDYTVRYNGSILGIIGLHYIDWINHRTSIGYWMSEEAQGRGIMTAAVHRLIAYALDEMGLNRIEIHCAVQNEKSRAIPERLGFTQEGRIRQGEWLYDHYVDHIIYGLLKSEWRMRRS; from the coding sequence ATGGCTTTATATATAAATGATAGTCTAGCGTTATGGGAAGTGGAGTTGAGAGATGCACCCGCACTGTATGCACTGATTGATAAGAATCGTAGGCACCTGCGTGGCTTTATGGGATGGGTGGATGCAAATCAAAGCGTAGCGGATGTGGAGTTGTTTATTAACGCGAGTATACAGCGCCGCCTTGTACAGAATGGTGTGGATTACACGGTGCGCTATAACGGATCGATCCTTGGCATTATTGGGCTGCATTATATAGATTGGATCAATCATCGTACAAGCATTGGATATTGGATGAGTGAAGAGGCCCAGGGGAGGGGCATTATGACAGCGGCTGTCCATCGGTTAATTGCTTATGCGCTCGATGAGATGGGATTGAACCGGATCGAGATTCATTGTGCCGTACAGAATGAAAAAAGCCGCGCCATACCGGAGCGGCTTGGGTTTACTCAAGAGGGGCGGATTCGTCAGGGAGAATGGCTGTATGATCATTATGTCGATCACATTATATACGGCCTGCTAAAAAGCGAATGGCGTATGCGGCGGAGTTAA
- a CDS encoding carboxypeptidase-like regulatory domain-containing protein translates to MRRCTFPIVCVLLAFCLIAQLMLADTHVQAQTEAKAGLTPPPDTILVAIRESTPGGEPNPRGRILYVRQVPFNEYIRNVLPNEWLPSWEAEALKAGALAAKMFTWYHALHPVTIDNHQFAVDNTINFQLYREGTSMPRTNAAIEEVRDLAFVKPDDTIFEMNYRAGYPNSPNSPYRRAQKMAQHGSQYLASKQNKNMLEILQYYYEGKKLALLHSKTKEKEKAVLPEYRYETFHRQSSDPLAMQPDVKPGANIPGHNKWDRWAQMQVRVIDAWSKKPIPGAEVVIAENGYRSKTDSRGYTPASPAPIIHSSHLPDTLARLHGQLTLLVYKNGYRDTIHYNIQMNEGTTTTPEISIYPLPADQQRIEPYIYHHPTHHLFSVELSEQFRSHSQPGAGPESPDR, encoded by the coding sequence ATGCGCAGATGCACCTTCCCCATTGTCTGCGTACTGCTTGCCTTCTGTCTTATCGCCCAGCTTATGCTGGCGGATACACATGTTCAGGCACAAACAGAAGCAAAAGCGGGCCTCACACCACCGCCGGATACAATCCTTGTCGCCATCCGTGAAAGTACACCCGGTGGAGAGCCCAATCCGCGCGGACGTATTCTATATGTACGCCAAGTTCCTTTTAATGAATACATCCGTAATGTTCTGCCTAACGAATGGCTTCCCAGTTGGGAGGCAGAAGCGTTAAAAGCAGGCGCATTGGCAGCTAAAATGTTCACCTGGTATCATGCCCTGCATCCTGTAACAATCGACAACCACCAATTCGCCGTAGATAATACGATAAATTTTCAGCTATACCGTGAAGGCACAAGCATGCCCCGAACGAATGCCGCTATTGAGGAGGTAAGGGATCTGGCTTTTGTAAAGCCAGACGACACGATTTTCGAGATGAATTATCGAGCCGGTTATCCGAACTCGCCCAACAGTCCGTATCGCCGCGCACAAAAAATGGCACAGCATGGCAGCCAGTATTTGGCTTCTAAACAGAATAAAAATATGCTCGAAATCCTTCAATATTATTATGAAGGAAAAAAACTCGCACTACTACACAGTAAAACGAAAGAAAAGGAAAAAGCGGTGCTCCCCGAATACCGATACGAAACCTTTCACCGCCAGAGCAGCGATCCGCTTGCCATGCAGCCCGATGTCAAACCCGGAGCAAATATTCCCGGACATAACAAATGGGATCGATGGGCGCAGATGCAAGTACGCGTCATTGATGCTTGGAGCAAAAAGCCGATCCCGGGCGCAGAAGTCGTCATCGCGGAGAATGGCTATCGTAGTAAAACCGATAGCCGAGGGTATACTCCGGCCTCTCCAGCACCGATTATTCATTCCTCTCATCTACCAGATACCTTAGCCCGGCTGCATGGACAACTGACACTCCTTGTCTATAAAAACGGGTACCGTGATACGATACACTATAATATTCAGATGAATGAGGGTACGACGACGACACCAGAAATATCGATCTACCCGCTTCCTGCAGATCAGCAGCGCATAGAGCCCTACATCTATCATCATCCGACGCACCATCTATTCAGCGTCGAACTATCCGAACAATTCCGCAGCCACTCACAGCCTGGCGCAGGACCGGAGAGCCCTGATCGATGA
- a CDS encoding cupredoxin domain-containing protein, translating to MSQKLKLILFILLIILNVAVFLFNQRHDLARTTKAGNVQTVIINHHGFIPQHITCKHGEILSLVVRNEDGAAHNFVLEAYRIFSSDLRKGESTHIRFVPHRKGTFRFISDTPGVPEPAYEGVLYVQ from the coding sequence ATGAGCCAAAAACTAAAACTCATCCTCTTCATTTTGCTTATTATTCTAAACGTTGCCGTATTTCTCTTCAATCAGCGGCATGACCTAGCACGCACCACCAAAGCAGGGAATGTACAGACGGTCATCATTAACCATCACGGCTTTATTCCACAGCATATTACGTGTAAACATGGTGAAATCCTCTCCCTCGTTGTTCGTAACGAGGATGGAGCAGCGCATAATTTTGTCTTAGAAGCATACCGAATTTTTTCTTCTGATTTGCGAAAGGGCGAAAGTACTCACATACGCTTTGTGCCTCATCGAAAGGGAACATTTCGCTTCATATCAGATACCCCGGGGGTGCCGGAGCCAGCGTATGAAGGAGTATTATATGTACAGTAA